In Virgibacillus sp. NKC19-16, a single genomic region encodes these proteins:
- the noc gene encoding nucleoid occlusion protein encodes MVRPFSRVFGLGDKSDSEPEEEIYHPDEVMQLPVNKIEPNRYQPRSIFSDEKINELAQTIHTHGMIQPIIVRELEGEDDKKYEIIAGERRWRAVQSLEWENISAIIRNMTEAETASVALIENLQREELTVIEEATAYDQLLKLHDLTQEALAQRLGKNQSTIANKLRLLKLSEEVQQAILNKEITERHARALIKLSEPEEQVKVLQAILENDLNVKQTEERIAKMQKPDAGQKKKRTKLKGFNKDVRIAMNTIRQSLNMVSDTGVDVESDEKEHDDYYQITIKIPKKK; translated from the coding sequence ATGGTACGTCCTTTTAGTCGAGTGTTTGGTTTGGGGGATAAATCTGATTCTGAACCAGAAGAGGAAATTTATCATCCGGACGAAGTGATGCAGCTTCCAGTAAATAAGATCGAACCCAATCGGTATCAACCGAGATCTATTTTTAGTGATGAAAAAATAAATGAGTTAGCTCAAACAATTCATACACACGGAATGATTCAACCAATTATTGTTCGAGAATTGGAAGGCGAAGATGATAAAAAATACGAGATTATTGCTGGTGAGCGAAGATGGCGAGCTGTTCAATCACTAGAATGGGAGAATATCTCCGCGATCATCCGCAATATGACAGAGGCAGAAACAGCGTCTGTAGCTTTAATTGAAAACCTTCAACGGGAAGAATTAACCGTTATTGAAGAAGCGACCGCATATGATCAATTATTGAAGCTTCATGATTTAACACAAGAGGCTTTAGCACAAAGACTAGGTAAAAACCAATCGACAATTGCAAATAAACTAAGGTTACTAAAGCTTTCCGAAGAGGTACAGCAAGCAATATTAAATAAGGAAATCACGGAACGTCATGCGCGTGCTTTGATTAAATTAAGTGAACCCGAAGAACAAGTGAAAGTCTTACAGGCTATTTTGGAAAATGATTTAAATGTGAAACAGACAGAAGAGCGCATTGCTAAAATGCAAAAGCCAGACGCGGGCCAAAAGAAAAAGCGTACAAAGTTAAAGGGATTTAATAAAGATGTTCGTATCGCCATGAATACAATTCGTCAGTCATTAAACATGGTGTCAGATACAGGTGTTGATGTGGAATCTGATGAAAAGGAACATGATGATTATTATCAAATAACGATTAAAATACCGAAAAAGAAATAA
- the rsmG gene encoding 16S rRNA (guanine(527)-N(7))-methyltransferase RsmG, which yields MNPQHFREALSEKGIVLSDHQMEQFSIYFRTLVEWNEKINLTSLTDEEDVYLKHFYDSIALAFHYDFKSDISICDVGAGAGFPSIPLKICFPHLHVTIVDSLKKRITFLNHLATQLELTNVAFHHDRAENFGKNRAFRETFDIVTARAVARMSVLSELCLPLVKKNGLFIAMKGSKAHEELEDGESAIALLGGKIDKTHTFMLPQEDSERSIVMINKTGNTPKKYPRKAGTPNKEPIL from the coding sequence ATGAATCCGCAACATTTCAGAGAAGCATTAAGTGAAAAAGGAATTGTATTAAGTGATCATCAAATGGAGCAATTTTCCATTTATTTTCGAACATTAGTAGAATGGAATGAAAAGATAAATCTGACATCCTTAACAGATGAAGAAGATGTTTATTTAAAGCATTTCTATGACTCGATAGCATTAGCTTTTCATTATGATTTTAAAAGTGATATTTCTATTTGTGATGTAGGTGCTGGGGCTGGTTTTCCAAGCATCCCACTTAAAATATGTTTCCCTCATTTACATGTAACTATTGTAGACTCACTAAAAAAGCGGATTACCTTTTTAAATCACTTAGCAACACAGCTTGAGCTAACGAACGTAGCATTTCATCATGATCGGGCAGAAAATTTCGGTAAAAATCGCGCGTTCAGGGAGACATTCGATATAGTGACAGCCAGGGCGGTTGCGCGAATGTCTGTATTAAGTGAATTATGTTTACCACTTGTAAAGAAGAATGGTTTATTTATTGCAATGAAAGGTTCCAAAGCCCATGAGGAATTAGAGGACGGGGAATCTGCTATCGCATTATTAGGTGGAAAAATAGATAAAACCCACACATTCATGTTGCCTCAAGAGGACAGTGAACGATCGATTGTAATGATAAATAAGACGGGAAACACGCCAAAAAAGTATCCAAGAAAAGCTGGAACACCAAATAAAGAGCCTATTTTATAA
- the mnmG gene encoding tRNA uridine-5-carboxymethylaminomethyl(34) synthesis enzyme MnmG encodes MTYDAGHYDVIVIGAGHAGVEAGVAASRMGAKTLMLTLNLDMVAFMPCNPSLGGPAKGIVVREVDALGGVMAKVIDKTYIQMRMLNTGKGPAVQALRAQADKPLYIKEMKNVIENEENLTLRQGMVDQLVVEDGVCKGVITESKAKYSAETVIITTGTFNRGRVLMGDLDYESGPNNQRVSVKLSEHLEELGFELTRFKTGTPPRVNSHTIDYSKTEIQPGDEKPQAFSYETTEFITDQIPCWLTYTNEVTHQMINDNLELSAMYSGMKRGTGPRYCPSIEDKIVRFNDKPRHQVFLEPEGRDTEEVYVQGLSTSLPESVQHGMVRSVPGLENAEIMRAGYAIEYDAIVPTQLWPTLETKKIPGLFTAGQINGTSGYEEAAAQGIMAGINAAAKVTGKDPVILDRSQAYIGVLIDDLVTKGTNEPYRLLTSRAEYRLLLRHDNADLRLTETGYKLGTVSEDRYKKFVEKNNAVEAEKKRLSKITVKPTADVNKVMAEAGTAPLKEAIKAYELLRRPELNYDIVERMIEPNPELTQIVREQVGIQIKYEGYIKKANEQVARMLKMEDKKIPEDIDYEDISGIATEARQKLKKIRPLSVGQASRISGVNPADVSILLVYIEQGNIARVAN; translated from the coding sequence ATGACATATGATGCAGGCCATTATGACGTAATCGTGATTGGTGCCGGTCATGCTGGTGTTGAAGCTGGTGTAGCCGCATCAAGAATGGGTGCAAAGACATTAATGCTGACATTGAATTTAGATATGGTTGCTTTTATGCCATGTAATCCGTCACTCGGTGGCCCTGCAAAGGGGATCGTCGTTCGTGAAGTTGACGCACTTGGTGGCGTAATGGCAAAAGTGATTGATAAAACGTATATCCAAATGCGCATGTTAAATACAGGAAAAGGACCTGCCGTACAAGCATTACGTGCCCAAGCGGATAAACCTTTATATATAAAAGAAATGAAAAATGTAATCGAAAACGAGGAAAACCTGACACTTCGCCAAGGAATGGTTGACCAGTTAGTTGTGGAAGACGGCGTATGCAAGGGCGTTATTACAGAATCAAAAGCGAAGTACTCAGCAGAAACGGTGATTATTACAACAGGTACGTTTAACCGTGGGAGAGTATTAATGGGTGATTTGGATTATGAAAGTGGCCCAAATAATCAACGTGTATCTGTGAAACTGTCGGAGCATTTAGAGGAACTTGGCTTTGAACTTACACGATTTAAAACAGGAACGCCACCTCGTGTAAACAGTCATACCATTGATTACTCAAAAACAGAGATTCAACCAGGAGATGAAAAGCCACAAGCTTTTTCCTATGAAACAACCGAATTTATTACCGATCAAATCCCGTGTTGGTTAACCTATACCAATGAAGTCACACATCAAATGATTAATGATAACCTGGAACTTTCCGCCATGTACTCTGGCATGAAGCGCGGTACAGGTCCACGGTATTGTCCATCTATTGAAGATAAAATAGTACGTTTTAATGATAAACCGCGCCATCAAGTATTCCTCGAGCCAGAAGGAAGGGATACGGAAGAGGTTTATGTGCAAGGATTGTCGACTTCCTTACCTGAATCGGTGCAGCATGGTATGGTTAGAAGTGTGCCAGGACTTGAGAATGCGGAAATTATGCGTGCAGGCTATGCGATTGAATATGACGCGATCGTTCCAACACAGCTTTGGCCAACCCTTGAAACGAAAAAAATCCCAGGCCTTTTTACAGCAGGGCAGATTAATGGAACATCCGGTTATGAAGAAGCAGCAGCGCAAGGTATTATGGCAGGCATTAACGCTGCAGCAAAAGTAACGGGCAAGGATCCTGTCATTTTAGATCGTTCACAAGCTTATATCGGTGTACTAATCGACGATTTAGTAACAAAAGGAACAAACGAACCGTATCGTCTTTTGACATCACGTGCCGAATATCGTCTACTACTGCGTCACGATAATGCCGATTTGCGTCTAACAGAGACAGGCTATAAGCTTGGTACAGTATCCGAAGATCGCTATAAGAAATTTGTCGAAAAAAATAATGCTGTCGAAGCAGAGAAAAAACGCTTAAGCAAAATAACTGTTAAACCAACAGCAGATGTAAATAAAGTGATGGCAGAAGCCGGTACTGCACCTTTAAAAGAGGCGATAAAAGCATATGAACTATTAAGACGTCCGGAACTTAACTATGATATAGTCGAACGTATGATTGAACCGAATCCGGAACTCACGCAGATAGTAAGAGAACAGGTTGGTATTCAAATCAAGTATGAAGGCTATATTAAAAAGGCAAATGAACAAGTTGCTCGTATGTTGAAGATGGAAGATAAAAAAATTCCGGAAGATATTGATTATGAAGATATTAGTGGTATTGCGACAGAAGCAAGACAAAAATTGAAAAAAATCCGCCCATTGTCAGTAGGGCAGGCATCCAGAATATCCGGCGTAAACCCAGCAGATGTTTCTATTTTGCTTGTGTATATCGAGCAGGGGAATATCGCCCGTGTTGCCAATTAA